The Halomonas binhaiensis nucleotide sequence CGGCGGCCCAGGCGCTAAAGGCGGCCCCAATGCCAGTGGCGGCCCGAGTGCTAAAGGTGGCCCCAATGCCAGCGGTGGCCCGGGTGCTAAAGGTGGCCCCAATGCCAGCGGTGTTCCAGGCGCTAAAGGCCCTAATGCCAACGCTGGTCCAGGTGCCAAAGGTGGTCCTGGCGTCAAGAGTGGTCCAGGTGCCAGGCGTGGCCCGCGTCAGGAGCCTAGCTTGTAACCATGCATGCCCAGGATATGTTATCCAGGGCATGCATCAGCAGAGCGACACTCGCCGAACAGTACTTCGTCAGCATAGCCGCACCAGCATAACCACAGAGTCGCTTCGGCGGCTCTTTTCTATGCCTGTTTCTATGCCTGTTCCTATTCTTGGTTGACTGTTATCAGCGGCACAGTTCCGACAGCACTTCGATCAGGCTATCCATTTCATCGTCAGTACCGATGGTAATGCGTAGCCAGTCGCGTAGTGTCGCCGTGTTGAAGTGGCGCACCAGGACACCACGCTCCCGTAGACCGAGAAAGAGCTGGGCGGCATCCTGTTCAGGATGCGAGGCAAGCACGAAGTTGGTCTGGGAGGGTAGGACCTTGAAGCCGAGCTTGCTCAATTGCTGGGAAGTGCGCTCGCGGGTGGTGATGACGGCCTGCTGGGTGGCTTCGAAGTGGTCGACATCTTCCAGGGCAGCGATGCCGATGGCGCTGGCCAGGGCATCTACCGGATAGGAGTTGAAGGAATCCTTCACCCGGGTCAGGCCTTCGACCAGCTCTGGTGATCCCACGGCATAACCCAGGCGCATGCCGGCCAGGCTGCGCGACTTGGAGAAGGTACCGGTGACCAGCAGGTTGGGGTACTTGTCCACCAAGGGCACTGCGCTTTCGCCACCAAAGTCCACATACGCCTCATCGACCAGCACGACTCGGTCCTGAACTTTCTGCAACAGGGCCTCGATGGCAGCACGGCCATGGCCGTGGCCGGTCGGTGCATTGGGGTTGGCGAAGATGATGCCCCCATTGTCGGAAGCTGCGAGGGCATCCAAGTCCACGCGCCATTCATCGTCCAGCGGGAAGGACTGACTTTCGATCGCGTACATGCGGCAGTACACCGGATAAAAGCTGTACGAAATATCCGGCATGGCCAATGGCTTGTCCTGGCGGAAAAAGGCCTGGAACGCGAGGGCCAGCACTTCATCCGAACCATTGCCGACGAAGACATGGGCGACGTCTGTACCAAGTGCCTTGGCCAGTGCTGCACGTAGAGCATTGGACGTCGGGTCCGGGTAGCGGCGCAGATGGTCGGCAGAAAATTCACGCAGCACCTTCTCCACGCCAGGAGCGGGAGGGTAAGGATTTTCGTTGGTATTCAGCTTGATCAACCGCTCCCGGGGCTGCTCGCCGGGTATGTAAGGCGTCAGCTCCCGCACGGCGGGGCTCCACAATTGGCTCATGGGTACTCGCTTGGCAGGAAGTTAAAGAGGGGTAAGCACGGGCCTAGGGAAATGCTGAGTAATATGCAGTGTTTCCCTAACACTTTGGTCATGGTGACCCGAGAGCCCGCACCACGCAAGAGGTATGCATGATACGCTGAACGGCACTGTTTTGTTCGCAGACTAATATCCAAGGGACTACATGACTGCCAGCATTCTCGCGACTCTGCTTCCGGTATTTCTGATATCCGGAGCAGGAACTCTGTATGGACGCTTCCGTTCGCCTGATATTCGAGTACTGAACACGCTGAACATGGAACTATTCGTTCCGATGCTGGCTTTCGTGGTGCTGGCCGACCGCCAGGCCCCCTTGGCGGAGTATACCGGCCTGGCGATTTCCGGGGTGATCGTGGTGCTGGGGTCGGGGCTTGTGGTGTGGCCGGTGGTCAAGCTGCTCAAGCTGGAACCGAAGACCTTCATTCCGCCGATGATGTTCAACAATTCCGGCAACATGGGAATTCCACTGCTGATCCTGGCGTTTGGTGATAAGGCATTGCCGGCCGCTGTGGTGCTGTTCATTGTCGAGATGCTGCTGCATTTTTCTGTGGGTTTGTACATGCTTAGCCCCCATACCCCTCTGTGGCGCTTGCTGCGTATGCCCATCGTGCTGGCCAGTATCGCGGGGCTGGTGTGCAACTTGAGTGGCGTTGAGTTGCCCAGCTGGCTACTCGAGGCCCTGCACATGCTGGGTGGGGTATGTGTGCCGTTACTGCTGTTTGCCTTGGGGGTGCGCATGCTGGAGATTGATTTCAGTGACTGGCGCAGCGGGCTGCTGGGCGCGGTGTTATGCCCGCTATCGGGCTTGGTGCTGGCCTGGCCATTGATTGTGCTGTTCGAGCTCAGTGGCTTGCAGGCTGCATCGTTATGGGTGTTTGCAGCACTGCCTCCTGCCGTTCTCAACTACCTGGTTTCGGAGCAGTATCGCCAGGAGCCACACAAGGTGGCATCTCTGGTGCTGATTGGTAATCTAGGCAGCTTGGTGGTGATGCCTATCGTTCTGGGGCTGGTCTTTACTCATGTCATGCCTCCTGCAGGATAAGCAAAGGGGGTGGGCGAGGACGTCCTGGGAGGTTATGCTGTCGACCAGGAGACCGTCATCACGACACGGTTCCATATGCTCAAAGGTTAGGAGGACTCATATGCGACTCAGGACATTGCTGGTTGGATCGGCCATGCTTGCCCTTTTGGCCGGTTGTGCCAGCAGCGGTTCCGATGACACGGAATCCAAGGACGCCATGCAGGCGCAAACAGCGACTTACCAAGGTACTCTGCCGTGCCGTAACTGCGATGGCATCGACCTGACCGTCGACCTGAAGGGTACAGAGGCGAGCGCTCCGACAGAGCGTACCTTTGACCTGACTGCCTCCTATCGCAACCATCCCCAGAATCCTGCGGATGAGACTTACAACGGTAACTGGGAAGTGCTGAGTGGCACAGCCGACGACCCCAGCGCGACCGTCTATGAACTGACCCCGAATGGCGAAGGTCAGACTTACTATTTCATGCGTGTAGATCCGCGCACGCTGGAACTGATCGACCCCGACCGTCGTCGCTTCCAGAACAACAGCATGTTGCAACTGACCCGCAAGTGATCGCGAGTCCTGTTGCCATGAGGGGCGGCCTACAAGGCCGCCCCTTGCTGTTTCTGGCAGATGTTCTGCAACTGCGTATTTCTTTTGTGATGCCGAGTGAGCACAGGGATCATGGCCAAGTCCAAGAGCGCCTTCGTTTGCACTGAATGCGGTGCTGAATATCGAAAGTGGCAGGGGCAATGCTCCAGCTGCAT carries:
- the hisC gene encoding histidinol-phosphate transaminase encodes the protein MSQLWSPAVRELTPYIPGEQPRERLIKLNTNENPYPPAPGVEKVLREFSADHLRRYPDPTSNALRAALAKALGTDVAHVFVGNGSDEVLALAFQAFFRQDKPLAMPDISYSFYPVYCRMYAIESQSFPLDDEWRVDLDALAASDNGGIIFANPNAPTGHGHGRAAIEALLQKVQDRVVLVDEAYVDFGGESAVPLVDKYPNLLVTGTFSKSRSLAGMRLGYAVGSPELVEGLTRVKDSFNSYPVDALASAIGIAALEDVDHFEATQQAVITTRERTSQQLSKLGFKVLPSQTNFVLASHPEQDAAQLFLGLRERGVLVRHFNTATLRDWLRITIGTDDEMDSLIEVLSELCR
- a CDS encoding AEC family transporter, which codes for MTASILATLLPVFLISGAGTLYGRFRSPDIRVLNTLNMELFVPMLAFVVLADRQAPLAEYTGLAISGVIVVLGSGLVVWPVVKLLKLEPKTFIPPMMFNNSGNMGIPLLILAFGDKALPAAVVLFIVEMLLHFSVGLYMLSPHTPLWRLLRMPIVLASIAGLVCNLSGVELPSWLLEALHMLGGVCVPLLLFALGVRMLEIDFSDWRSGLLGAVLCPLSGLVLAWPLIVLFELSGLQAASLWVFAALPPAVLNYLVSEQYRQEPHKVASLVLIGNLGSLVVMPIVLGLVFTHVMPPAG
- a CDS encoding copper resistance protein NlpE N-terminal domain-containing protein, with amino-acid sequence MRLRTLLVGSAMLALLAGCASSGSDDTESKDAMQAQTATYQGTLPCRNCDGIDLTVDLKGTEASAPTERTFDLTASYRNHPQNPADETYNGNWEVLSGTADDPSATVYELTPNGEGQTYYFMRVDPRTLELIDPDRRRFQNNSMLQLTRK